The Rhodococcus sp. ABRD24 genome contains the following window.
GGCGATTTTCGTCAGACATTTGAACGGCTCCTACAACTCACATGAGATCTTCGCTGGCGGTCGGTCGTCGTCGCGGCGCTGAGGCGGGGACGGACACGGACGGCAAGGGAGCAGACTGTACAGACTGCTCGAGCAGAGCCGTAGCCGCGTCGATCACGGTGATTCCGCGGGTAGAAGTTCTTCGCGAATCGCCCTCGCCGAGACAACTTGAGAGACTCTACCGGAAGTTGCCCCGGATCTGTGAATCGGCTGGCCGTTGGCCGGATGTTGCACCGCGTCCGGGGCCGTGCATCGAACCGTTACTCCAGGATCAGGTGAGGTTCGCGACCGCGGCCAGGAAGTCTGCGAGGTCTTCGGCGGAGGTGAAATAGTGTGGCGAGGCTCGGACGATCGCGTCGAGTCCCCGCGCGGACATGTCGATCAGGGTCGATGAGCGGCCGCTGACGGTAACCACGACCTTGCTGTCCGCCAATCTGTCCTGAATGAAGAATGGATCGACGCCGTCGATCGTGAACGAGACGATGCCGCTGCGCTCGGCGCCGAGGTCTCGGACGGTCACGCCGGGGAGGGCGGTCAGTCCGGCCCGCAGCGCATCGGCCCTTTCGGTAATTGCCGTTGCGGCCGTCTCGATTCCGATGTTCAGCAGGTAGTCTGCCGCCGCGCCGAGCCCCAGACGGGCGGCGACGTCGCACTCCCACAATTCGAACCGGGTGGCGTCCGCCGCGGGGCGGTAACTGTCCGGCGCGACCCATTCGGCGCCATGCAGATCCAGCGCGGCGGGCATCAAGGAGCGGGTCGATTCTTCGCGAAGGCAGAGGAATCCGGTGCCGCGGGGTCCGCGGAGCCACTTGCGTCCGGTCGCGGAGAGCGCGTCCACGCCCAGTGCGGCGAAGTCGATCGGAATCTGCCCCACCGACTGGCATGCATCGAGCAGCACGAGCGCGCCGTGCCGGTGGACGAGGTCCACCACCTCGCGTACCGGATTGATCAGGCCACCATTCGTCGGCACGTGGACCAGCGAGACCAACCGAACCCGCTCATCGAGCATTCGCTCCAAGGCGTCGAGGTCGACACGGCCGGTCGGATCGCTCGGTATCACTTCCACGGAGGCGCCAGCGGTCCGCGCCCGGTGCAGTGCGGTGATGGCGTTGCCGGCGTATTCCACCGCCGATATCAGAATTCGGTCCCCGGGCCCTAATGCGATCGAGCCAGCGAAGTCGGTCCACGCCCGGGTCGCGCTGTCGGAGAGGGCTATGTTGCCAGGCTCCGCGCCGAGCAGCCGGGCGAGCGAGACTCGCACCGCAGTGAGGTCGGCAGCACGCTCGCGCGCTGCGACATAGCCGCCGACCTCGGCCTCCCTGCGCAGGTGGTCGATAACGGTCGTCAGAACCGGTTGCGGCGGCAATGACGATCCGGCACTGTCGAGGAATACCCGATCGAGACACCCAGGGGTGTCCAGTCGGACCTGCTCGAGATTGAGCATCGCGCCAAATCCTTCCTCAGTGGTAGCCACGACAGGGAGCGCGCTCTACCCTCGAGAAGGATGCTCGACCGCTCCCGAGGGGAGGATGGCATGGTTGTCGCAGTCGAGTCCACCAGTCTGACCTCGCGTCCGGCCGCGCAGGCCTACGTCGGCGGGGTCTGTTTCAAGCTGGGGCCGCCGCGTCTGATCGGCGCGGAACTGGAATGGCTCACGGAACACCACACTCCCGGCTCGACCCGCCCGACGCTCGCGTCCATCGCCGCGGCCCTCGGCCCCCACGCGCCCCGATCTCTGGCTCCCGATTCCCCCGCCCGCCCACTTCCCGCGGGCAGCCTCGTCACCATCGAGCCCGGCGGCCAGATCGAACTCTCCAGCGCTCCATGCGCAAGCGCGCACGCACTCTGCGAGACACTCGCCGCGGACGAACAAGTACTGCGCGACCTCCTCTCCACACATTCCATCACCGCCCGCGCGGCCGCCGCCGACACCGAACGTTCCGCGCAGCGGCTCCTGCAGTCGCCGCGGTACCGGGCGATGGAGGAGCGATTCCGCGCCATCGGGCCATTCGGGACCCTCATGATGTGCAATACGGCCGCGGTCCAGGTCAGCGTCGACGCGGGCAGCGATGCCGCAGAGATTGCGCTGCGGTGGAATCTTCTCCACACCGTGGGCCCGGCGCTGACGGCGGCGTTCGCGTGTTCGCCGCGACTGCGCGGCATTCCGCCGGGGACGTGGGCATCGCAGCGTATGCGGACCTGGCTCGAACTGGATCCGCCCCGCACCGCGGCGGCCGTCGACGATTCGCCCGATCCCATCGGCGACTATGCGCGCTGGGTGCTGGATGTGCCGCTGCTGTGCGTCGTGCGCGACGGACCGTGCTGGACGGCGCCCCCGGATGCGACGTTCGGGGACTGGATCGACGGTGCGCTCGACGACGAGATCGATCGCAGGCCCACGCGCGGCGATCTCGACTACCACCTCACGACGCTGTTTCCACCGGTCCGCGCCGTCGGTCATCTCGAGGTGCGTTACATCGACGCTCAGCCGAGTGGTCAGTGGCGGTTGCCGATCGCGGCACTCGACGCCCTCCTTCGCTCACCGGCGACGGCGCGGGAAGCGACCGATGTTGTGCCGGCCACCCGCGGGCGGTGGCGCGACGCTGCGCGAGATGGCCTGGCCGACCCCGATTTTCGTAGCGCGGCAGCGGACTTGCTGTTTTTGGCCGCAGAGAATGCGACGGACCGTCGGCACGCCGCTGATCTCGATGCCGCGGCGCGACGGTGTCGCCGAGGCCACCCGCCGACGGAGGAGAGGTAGTGATCGGACTTCGTGAGCAGTTGGAAAGTGCTCTGCTGCGGGCCCGCCGACGCAGCATCGCGCTGACCGACTGCCTGGACGACGCCGACCTGGTGGCGCAGCACTCCCCACTCATGAGCCCGCTGGTGTGGGACCTCGCGCACATCGGCAACCAGGAGGAACTCTGGCTGGTCCGCGACGTCGGCGGCCGGGAGCCGGTGCGCCGCGACATCGATGAGCTCTACGATGCCTTCAAGCATGCACGTTCCACTCGGCCGACGCTGCCCCTGCTCGGCCCCGCAGAGACCCGCAGCTATGTCCGCGAGGTTCGTGACAAGTCCTGGGACGCTTTGGACGCGAGCAGGTTCCGCGGCCGGAGGCTCGAGCGGGACGGCTTTGCGTTCGCGATGATTGCCCAGCACGAGCAGCAGCACGACGAGACCATGCTCGCGACGCACCAGCTTCGGGAGGGGCCGCCGGCACTGGTTGCGCCACCCACACCTGCCGCCCCTGGGGCCGGTGTGCCACGTGAAACGGTCATTCCGGGTGGGGAATTCGTGATGGGAACCTCGAATGATCCATGGGCGCTCGACAACGAGCGGCCCGCGCACCGGGTGTACGTCGCCGACTTCGCGATCGACACCGTACCGGTGAGCAATGCCGACTACGCGAGGTTCATCGAGGATGGGGGATACCGGCGCCGTGAGTTGTGGAGCGAACGCGGCTGGCGGCATCGGCTCGAATCGGGGCTCAGTGCGCCGCAGTTCTGGACCGGCGACGGCGGCGGGGCCTGGTGGAGGCACCGCTTCGGGATACTCGAGCCGGTGCCCCCGGACGAGCCGGTCATGCACGTCTGCTGGTTCGAGGCGCAGGCCTACGCGAACTGGGCGGGCAAGCGGCTGCCGTCGGAGGCTGAGTGGGAGAAGGCGGCGCGCTGGAATCCGGCGAGCGGGCGCTCGCGTCGTTTCCCGTGGGGCGACGACGAGCCCGACTTCCGCCGCGCCAACCTCGGGCAGCGGCATCTGGCGCCGGCACCGGTGGGCGCCTACCCGGCAGGGGAGTCGCCGCTGGGTGTCCGTCAGCTGATCGGCGACGTGTGGGAGTGGACGGCCTCGACGTTCACGGGATACCCGGGGTTCTCGGCGTTTCCCTACCGCGAGTACTCCGAGGTGTTCTTCGGCGGCGACTATCGCGTTCTGCGCGGCGGCTCGTTCGGCACCGACCCGGTGGCTTGCCGGGGTACCTTCCGGAACTGGGACCATCCGATCCGGCGGCAGATCTTCGCCGGCTTCCGCTGCGCCCGGGACCTCTGATGTGTCGGCATCTGGGTTACATCGGGCCGACGAGGTCCGTCCGCGAGGTGATCACCGCCGGCGAATTCTCGCTGCTGCGTCAGTCCTGGTCGCCGCGGGACATGCGGGGTGGCGGCACCATCAATGCCGACGGCTTCGGCGCGGCGTGGTGGGGTTCGACGCTCTCCCGGTACCGCAGTGCGATGCCGATCTGGTCGGACCCCGCGATGCCGGAGATGCTCTCGCGGGTTCGCTCGCACGCCGTGTTGGCGGCCGTGCGGTCGGCGACGGTGGGTATGCCGGTCGAGCGCAGCGCATGCGCTCCGTTCACATCGGGGCACTGGGCCTTCAGTCACAACGGCCGCATCGCGAACTGGCCGGAATCGATGGTCGGACCGGCCGCGGCGCTGCCGACGGTGGACCTGCTGGGGCTCGAAGCCCCCACCGACTCGGCGCTGCTGTGGCTGTTGATGCGTCACGCGCTGCGCGAGAACTCTCCAGAGGTGGCACTGATCCAGATCACCAATGCGGTGGCGGCTGCCGCACCGGAGTCGCGGCTCAACATGCTGCTCGGTGACGGCAAGCAACTGTGGGCCACGACGTGGGACCACTCGCTCTCGGCGCTCGTCGACGACGACCGTGCCGTGCTCAGTTCCGAGCCGTTCGACCGCAACCGGGACTGGAAGGAGGTGCCGGACGGTCACATCGTGACTGCCCGACCGGGGCACCTGATCATCACTCCGCTGTGACCCCTGTCGAGATCGAGATGGGAAGCGAGATGGGACACGAATGAGCGCACCGACCCTGGAGGTCTACACCGCACCCGAGCAGTTGACGGCCGCCTTGCGAGAGGATGCCGCCCGTGGCCTGACCGCGTCCTCGAAGTGGCTGCCGCCCAAATGGTTCTACGACGCGCGGGGAAGCGAACTCTTCGAGCGGATCACACGGCTGCCCGAGTACTACCCGACCAGGCTCGAGCGGGCGCTGCTCGAACGGCACGCTCCCGAGATCGCCGCCGCGACATCACCCCGCACCCTGGTGGAGCTGGGCTCCGGCTCGTCCGAGAAGACCCGCCTGCTGTTGCGGGCGTTCGTTGCGGAGGGGTCACTGCGACGCTACGTGCCGCAGGACGTGTCGGAGACCGCGCTGCGCGCGGCGGCCCGTCGGATCGCTGCGGAGTTCCCTGCGCTCGACGTGCACGGGGTGGTCGGCGACTTCACCGACTCCCTGCACCACCTGCCGCGCGGAGGCCGGCGCATGATCGCGTTCCTCGGCGGAACCCTGGGCAACCTGGTTCCCGACGAACGCCGCGAGTTCCTCAGCGAGATCGCCGATGTCACCCGACCGGGAGAGTACCTGCTGCTGGGCGTCGCTCTCGTCACCGATCCGGCAGTGCTCGTCCGGGCCTACGATGACGCCGCCGGCGTCACCGCGCAGTTCGATCTCAATGTGCTCTCGGTGCTGAACAAGCAACTGGGGGCGGACTTCGATCTGGACCGGTTCCGGCACGTGGCGGTGTGGGACCCGGTTCACGAGTGGATCGAGATGCGCCTCGAAGCGACGACCGAGATGATGGTGCGAGTAGCGGATCTCGGGATCACGGTGCCGTTCGCGGCGGGCGAGCAGATCCGGACGGAGATCTCGGCCAAGTTCCGGCTCGACGGCATCCGGGCGGAGCTCGACGCGGCGGGCTTCGGCGACATGCAGAGCTGGACCGACGAAGAAGACCGCTTCGCCGTGGTGTGCGCCCGTCGGCACTGATCGCCGGAGACGCACCTATCCGGGAAGGGTGAGCTGCATGTAGGTCATGTCGAGCCAGCGGCCGAACTTCATCCCGACCTCGGACATCTGCGCGACCGTCCGGAATCCGAATCTCTCGTGCAGCGCGATCGAGGTGGTGTTCGAGGACTCGATGCTCGCCACGATCACATGGACGTCACCGGATCGCGCCCGCTCGATCAGCTCGGTCATGAGGGCGGTGGCGACGCCCTGACGATGGTGGTCCGGGTGCACGTACACCGAGTTCTCGACGGTGTAGCGGTAGCCGCTCTTGGGTCGCCACGCCCCGTAGGAGGCGTATCCGGCGACGCGTCCGCCCACGTCCGCGACCAGGACCGGGAATCCGCCCCGGCGGCGATCCTCGAGCCAGCACCGGCGCTCGTCGAGGTCCACCGGGGTCTCGACCCAGATGGCCGTCGAGTTCAGGATCGCATCGTTGTGGATCTCGAGGATCCCCGGCAGATCCTCCCGGCGGGCATCGCGGACCAGCATGGCGCCCAAGCTACTGGCCCGCGCTGCGGCGGGCCTTCTCGAGCGCTGCGAGGGTGCGCAGGATCGTGGCCTTCTGGCTCGTCAGGTCGTTGAGGCGGGCGCGTGCGGCCAGCCCCTGTCCGGCCTCGGCGATCTCGATCTGACCATCGACCTTGGTCAACTGTTCGAGCAGGCCGGTGACGCGCTCCTCGAGCGCAGCCACGTCGATCTGCTTGGCGGGGGTGACGGCCGCGGTCGGCGTCGGAGCCGGTGCGGACGAGGCCGAGCGGGGGCGTGCCGCGGGCGCCTTGCGAACCGGGGCGGACTCGGCCTCGATCGCGCTGACGATGCGAGCAGCCTTGGGGCGCAGCGACTTGCGGACCAGGGCCGGGTCCGGCGGATCGGCCAGACGGATCTGGTTCAGGGCGGCGCGGGCGTCGCGGGCATTGACCCGCCACTCGCGCTCTTCCTCATCGTCGGACTGCAGCGTGCCGCCGAGCGGGCGCAGGCCGTACATGCCGAGGAACCGGCGTGCCTCGTCGATGACGGACTCATGCTCACGGCACACCCCGCATCGCGGCTCGTTCCGGAACAGCTCTATCGAATCGCTACTGCCGCACCACACACAAGACCCGGGAGTCCATCGGCGAACTGGTTGCGTGTTTGGAGTCTCGGAGGGGTTGTCCAGCGTCTGCGCGTCGATCACGACGAGCCACAATAAGGCACAGCCCTGACCTCGGCTACACCGAGGTCTATTTTCGCTTCGAGGCGTGACCAAACTCATGTTCGATAGGGATGGATCGTGGCAAAGTCTTGTGCCGCACGTGTTCTCCGCCCTATCCGGCGGTGCCGAACGCCGTGGTGAACCAGTCGACGAGCGGCCGCATTTCGAGCCATGCGAGGGTGATGTGCTCGGCGGCGGCGGCCGTGCCGAGCCAGTCGGGACAGCCGTAGTTGTGCCCGGCCGTCAGCGATCGATGACGAAGCAGATCGAGTCGCGGATGATCTGCCGCCACACCACGCGGCCGCGTCGCGAGGCGGTCGCCCCCGATCTCGTATCCGCCGGAGTCGAGCTTGCGCACGATCCGCTCGAGCGCGCGCCCGCGCCGCTCGTCGTCGACGCATTCGCGGAAGCGGGAAAGCTGCTCGGGAGTGTGCGCATAGTGGCCGCCCGCCACGAACAACCCGGACGCGTCGATCTGCACGTAGTAGCCGACGCCCGGGCACGCCTCGACGAAGCCACCCTGATGGGTCTTGTACGGCGACTTGTCCTTCGAGAACCGCACGTCGCGGTGCGGCCGGAACACCTTGCCGGGGCCGAACTCGGGTTCGAGCTGGGCCAGCAGCTCGAGCATCGGCGCGCGTACGTCGGCGTCGTACACGGACTTGTGGGCCGCCCACCAGCTCTTGCTGTTGTCGGCTTCGAGATCCTCGTAGAAGTCGAGTGCGGCTGTCGGGAATCCGGAGAACACTTCGCAAGGCTACGCCCGTGTGCGGTCACCGATCGTGACAGCACACGGGCGCGCCGAGAGGTACCTACGCGTTGCCGTCGAACAGCGAGGTCACCGAGCCGTTCTCGAAGACCTCCTGGATCGTGCGCGCGAGCAGTGGTGCGATGGACAGCACCGTCAGCGCCGGGAAGCGCTTCTCCTCGGGGATCGGCAGCGTGTTGGTCGTGATGACTTCCTTGGCACCGCAGGTGGCCAGTCGCTCGGCCGCAGGATCGGAGAACACGCCGTGCGTGGTCGCGATGATGACGTCTCCCGCACCGGCGTTCTTGAGGACCTTCACGGCGCCGGCGATCGTGCCGCCGGTGTCGATCATGTCGTCGATCAGGACGCAGGTCAGACCCTTGACGTCACCGACGACGCGGTTCGACTTCACCTGGTTCGGCACCAGTGGATCGCGGGTCTTGTGGATGAACGACAGCGGCGCGCCGTCGAGGGCATCGGCCCACTTCTCGGCGACCTTCACGCGGCCCGCATCGGGAGAGACGACGCAGATGTTGTCGGTGCCGTAGTTCTCGCGCACGTACTGCGCCAGCTGGCCCTGCGCGTGCATGTGGTCGACCGGGCCGTCGAAGAATCCCTGGATCTGATCGGTGTGCAGATCGACCGTGATGATCCGGTCCGCGCCTGCGGTCTT
Protein-coding sequences here:
- a CDS encoding aminotransferase class V-fold PLP-dependent enzyme, translated to MLNLEQVRLDTPGCLDRVFLDSAGSSLPPQPVLTTVIDHLRREAEVGGYVAARERAADLTAVRVSLARLLGAEPGNIALSDSATRAWTDFAGSIALGPGDRILISAVEYAGNAITALHRARTAGASVEVIPSDPTGRVDLDALERMLDERVRLVSLVHVPTNGGLINPVREVVDLVHRHGALVLLDACQSVGQIPIDFAALGVDALSATGRKWLRGPRGTGFLCLREESTRSLMPAALDLHGAEWVAPDSYRPAADATRFELWECDVAARLGLGAAADYLLNIGIETAATAITERADALRAGLTALPGVTVRDLGAERSGIVSFTIDGVDPFFIQDRLADSKVVVTVSGRSSTLIDMSARGLDAIVRASPHYFTSAEDLADFLAAVANLT
- the egtA gene encoding ergothioneine biosynthesis glutamate--cysteine ligase EgtA encodes the protein MVVAVESTSLTSRPAAQAYVGGVCFKLGPPRLIGAELEWLTEHHTPGSTRPTLASIAAALGPHAPRSLAPDSPARPLPAGSLVTIEPGGQIELSSAPCASAHALCETLAADEQVLRDLLSTHSITARAAAADTERSAQRLLQSPRYRAMEERFRAIGPFGTLMMCNTAAVQVSVDAGSDAAEIALRWNLLHTVGPALTAAFACSPRLRGIPPGTWASQRMRTWLELDPPRTAAAVDDSPDPIGDYARWVLDVPLLCVVRDGPCWTAPPDATFGDWIDGALDDEIDRRPTRGDLDYHLTTLFPPVRAVGHLEVRYIDAQPSGQWRLPIAALDALLRSPATAREATDVVPATRGRWRDAARDGLADPDFRSAAADLLFLAAENATDRRHAADLDAAARRCRRGHPPTEER
- the egtB gene encoding ergothioneine biosynthesis protein EgtB, which produces MGLREQLESALLRARRRSIALTDCLDDADLVAQHSPLMSPLVWDLAHIGNQEELWLVRDVGGREPVRRDIDELYDAFKHARSTRPTLPLLGPAETRSYVREVRDKSWDALDASRFRGRRLERDGFAFAMIAQHEQQHDETMLATHQLREGPPALVAPPTPAAPGAGVPRETVIPGGEFVMGTSNDPWALDNERPAHRVYVADFAIDTVPVSNADYARFIEDGGYRRRELWSERGWRHRLESGLSAPQFWTGDGGGAWWRHRFGILEPVPPDEPVMHVCWFEAQAYANWAGKRLPSEAEWEKAARWNPASGRSRRFPWGDDEPDFRRANLGQRHLAPAPVGAYPAGESPLGVRQLIGDVWEWTASTFTGYPGFSAFPYREYSEVFFGGDYRVLRGGSFGTDPVACRGTFRNWDHPIRRQIFAGFRCARDL
- the egtC gene encoding ergothioneine biosynthesis protein EgtC — translated: MCRHLGYIGPTRSVREVITAGEFSLLRQSWSPRDMRGGGTINADGFGAAWWGSTLSRYRSAMPIWSDPAMPEMLSRVRSHAVLAAVRSATVGMPVERSACAPFTSGHWAFSHNGRIANWPESMVGPAAALPTVDLLGLEAPTDSALLWLLMRHALRENSPEVALIQITNAVAAAAPESRLNMLLGDGKQLWATTWDHSLSALVDDDRAVLSSEPFDRNRDWKEVPDGHIVTARPGHLIITPL
- the egtD gene encoding L-histidine N(alpha)-methyltransferase, encoding MSAPTLEVYTAPEQLTAALREDAARGLTASSKWLPPKWFYDARGSELFERITRLPEYYPTRLERALLERHAPEIAAATSPRTLVELGSGSSEKTRLLLRAFVAEGSLRRYVPQDVSETALRAAARRIAAEFPALDVHGVVGDFTDSLHHLPRGGRRMIAFLGGTLGNLVPDERREFLSEIADVTRPGEYLLLGVALVTDPAVLVRAYDDAAGVTAQFDLNVLSVLNKQLGADFDLDRFRHVAVWDPVHEWIEMRLEATTEMMVRVADLGITVPFAAGEQIRTEISAKFRLDGIRAELDAAGFGDMQSWTDEEDRFAVVCARRH
- a CDS encoding GNAT family N-acetyltransferase; translation: MLVRDARREDLPGILEIHNDAILNSTAIWVETPVDLDERRCWLEDRRRGGFPVLVADVGGRVAGYASYGAWRPKSGYRYTVENSVYVHPDHHRQGVATALMTELIERARSGDVHVIVASIESSNTTSIALHERFGFRTVAQMSEVGMKFGRWLDMTYMQLTLPG
- a CDS encoding DUF2461 domain-containing protein produces the protein MFSGFPTAALDFYEDLEADNSKSWWAAHKSVYDADVRAPMLELLAQLEPEFGPGKVFRPHRDVRFSKDKSPYKTHQGGFVEACPGVGYYVQIDASGLFVAGGHYAHTPEQLSRFRECVDDERRGRALERIVRKLDSGGYEIGGDRLATRPRGVAADHPRLDLLRHRSLTAGHNYGCPDWLGTAAAAEHITLAWLEMRPLVDWFTTAFGTAG
- a CDS encoding ribose-phosphate diphosphokinase — translated: MSAISSDVQKNLMLFSGRAHPELAEQVAKELDIMVTPQTARDFANGEIFVRFEESVRGSDAFVLQSHPAPLNQWIMEQLIMIDALKRGSAKRITAVLPFYPYARQDKKHRGREPISARLIADLLKTAGADRIITVDLHTDQIQGFFDGPVDHMHAQGQLAQYVRENYGTDNICVVSPDAGRVKVAEKWADALDGAPLSFIHKTRDPLVPNQVKSNRVVGDVKGLTCVLIDDMIDTGGTIAGAVKVLKNAGAGDVIIATTHGVFSDPAAERLATCGAKEVITTNTLPIPEEKRFPALTVLSIAPLLARTIQEVFENGSVTSLFDGNA